Proteins from one Sporichthyaceae bacterium genomic window:
- a CDS encoding serine/threonine-protein kinase, whose protein sequence is MKRPELPAEPETADVQLPGYRLQRLLGASSRYEVFQAWSEERSVAVAVKLARPSAGEIAKKRLLDEGRILAELTHPNLLRLYEVHDDPAAALVVELLAGPTIADLFDVHGWLPYADLVEMGRQVAAGIGYLHRAGWVHGDLKPGNVIAEHGRATVIDLGLARPPGRYERPYGTQGYLAPEQAACEPVDAAADVWGLGVLLLESASGRDAFPPGCKEYREAYGPVAAPPPRPFPRGMPAEFTELILKCTAFEPAVRPALRDVFATLYALADATRGNKRQRGLWKLSSRSVTARR, encoded by the coding sequence GTGAAACGCCCCGAGCTGCCGGCGGAGCCGGAAACCGCCGACGTGCAGTTGCCCGGCTACCGGCTGCAACGATTGTTGGGCGCCAGTTCCCGCTACGAGGTTTTCCAGGCCTGGAGCGAGGAGCGCTCGGTCGCGGTTGCGGTCAAATTGGCCCGGCCCAGCGCGGGGGAGATCGCGAAGAAAAGGCTGCTGGACGAGGGACGGATACTGGCCGAACTGACCCACCCGAACCTGTTGCGCCTCTACGAGGTACACGACGACCCCGCCGCGGCGCTGGTGGTTGAGCTGCTGGCCGGGCCCACCATCGCCGACCTGTTCGATGTGCACGGCTGGTTGCCCTACGCGGACCTGGTCGAGATGGGCCGTCAGGTTGCTGCCGGTATCGGGTACCTGCACCGAGCGGGGTGGGTGCACGGGGATCTGAAACCGGGCAACGTGATCGCCGAACACGGCCGGGCCACGGTGATCGATCTGGGCCTGGCACGCCCGCCGGGCCGGTATGAGCGCCCGTACGGGACGCAGGGTTACCTGGCGCCCGAACAGGCCGCCTGCGAACCAGTGGACGCGGCCGCCGATGTCTGGGGGTTGGGCGTACTTCTGCTGGAGTCCGCGTCCGGGCGGGATGCATTTCCCCCTGGCTGTAAGGAATACCGGGAGGCGTACGGCCCGGTCGCCGCGCCCCCGCCGCGACCGTTCCCACGGGGGATGCCGGCAGAATTCACAGAATTGATCTTGAAGTGCACGGCGTTCGAACCGGCTGTCCGACCGGCGCTTCGCGATGTGTTCGCGACGCTATATGCGCTGGCAGATGCCACACGAGGTAACAAACGCCAACGCGGGCTGTGGAAACTCTCATCTCGGTCCGTAACCGCACGACGGTAA